In Magnetovibrio sp. PR-2, the genomic window ATTCCATTGGGGATGTCGACGCCAATCTGAAGGGTATGGTTCGCCGTTTGGTGTTTGTGTCCGAAGACTTGGTCCGGCGCATGCGCGGAACAGATCGTGAGCATGTGCGCGAGTTGGGCGAGTCCATGATCAAGGTGGCGCAGGCCGTTCATCGCAATGTCGACGCACCGAACATACGTGACTTGCACTTGCTGCCGGAACTGAGTTCTGCGATTAAAAAGGCCTTCGACGCCGATGAAAAAACGGCGGCCTTGGCCCACGATATTTCAACGTCTGTAGGGCGTATCGCCTAAGTCGGGTGCGCGCGGCACATGTGAACAGCAGCGACACGGGGAAATGATGCCGTCCGAAACACAAACCATTTTGATTATCGAAGACGACCCCATGGTGCTCAGTGCGACGGCAAGCCTTGTGCGCGCGTGGGGCTATGATGTTTTGATGGCGGGCTCAGCCGACGAAGCTATTAAAAAAGCAACGGCGTTGGGCCAGGCGCCGGATTTGATCATCATCGATTACGGCTTAAGCGGTGAACAAACGGGTCTGGATGCATACAATGCCATTACGCAGCTCTACAGCGCATTTGTTCCCGGGATTGTCATCACCGGGGAAACCACGCCCGAACTTTTGGACAAGCTGGACAAAATCGGGCTGCCGCATTTGATGAAACCGATCAACCCCGAAGCGTTAGAGCAATCTTTGCCCATTCTGTTGACGTGAGTGTCGTGCTATGAATGGTGCGAACACCTTTCCGCTTCATGAGATGTCGATCTAAGCATGGCCGAGCAAGATCAAAATTTCCTTCCGCCCGAGCAAGAACAAGCCCAAAAGCTTGTTTTGCCCGATCATGAGGACAGCAATCCGCCTTTGGAAGAAGCCGGGCATCCGTCCCCTCAACAACGTGCCGATTTTGTCGTTAAACGCTTAGAACAATTCATTCGTGAAGGCCGCACATTGGCTGAAGGCATGTCCTTGCGCCAATGGCAAGACATGGCACGCATGGAAATTGCTTTGGCCGTTGCCGCTGCGGAAGATGCCGCCAAAGAC contains:
- a CDS encoding response regulator, producing MMPSETQTILIIEDDPMVLSATASLVRAWGYDVLMAGSADEAIKKATALGQAPDLIIIDYGLSGEQTGLDAYNAITQLYSAFVPGIVITGETTPELLDKLDKIGLPHLMKPINPEALEQSLPILLT